In the Clostridium beijerinckii genome, one interval contains:
- a CDS encoding DUF6514 family protein: protein MNLVEEYTSINSDADVEYRYAYRLIKKDYKGITAYGIEVERKDYIGLKNVNLEREKIDIISIHRYKVKQLLMKLFNNQVSPLHLIDIIGTYVDEHAYEFDIGMGEKVIN, encoded by the coding sequence ATGAATTTGGTTGAGGAATATACATCAATTAATAGTGATGCTGATGTAGAGTATAGATATGCATATAGGCTTATAAAAAAGGATTATAAGGGGATAACTGCATATGGAATTGAAGTTGAAAGAAAAGATTATATTGGTTTAAAAAATGTAAATTTAGAGAGAGAAAAGATAGATATAATATCAATTCATAGATACAAAGTAAAACAATTACTTATGAAATTGTTTAATAATCAGGTATCACCACTTCACTTAATTGATATTATAGGGACGTATGTGGATGAGCATGCTTATGAGTTTGATATTGGTATGGGAGAGAAAGTTATAAATTAA
- a CDS encoding germination lipoprotein GerS-related protein, translating into MDFRKVLFNKKIIIGILVLIPILMILLVILCRDVITPSNEDIISELKDTKYYSSKVDYLFKNSKSEFEENTMQYYSFDKGSRIEFGNDYNRVKVYNGSEIKVEGDEDKAGYTLDKDIDVIYPLAFIENILSNKQADEIKEVKADWGPGVYLQIDIEFNSKNKHLNKAEFYVDKDKKVPVLLKILDDDNKERVIVKYSDFKKEKTLSDDLF; encoded by the coding sequence ATGGATTTTAGAAAAGTATTGTTCAATAAAAAAATAATTATAGGTATTTTGGTGCTTATTCCAATACTTATGATTTTGTTAGTTATTTTATGTAGAGACGTAATTACCCCTTCAAATGAAGATATAATTAGTGAACTGAAAGACACAAAGTATTATAGTAGTAAAGTTGATTATCTGTTTAAGAATTCTAAGTCTGAATTCGAGGAAAATACAATGCAATACTATAGTTTTGATAAGGGGTCAAGAATAGAATTCGGAAATGACTATAACAGAGTTAAGGTTTATAACGGTTCAGAGATAAAAGTTGAGGGTGACGAAGATAAAGCGGGATATACACTTGATAAGGATATAGACGTAATTTATCCTTTGGCATTCATAGAAAATATACTATCTAATAAGCAAGCTGATGAAATAAAAGAGGTTAAAGCAGATTGGGGACCAGGAGTATATTTACAAATAGATATAGAATTTAACAGCAAGAATAAGCATTTAAATAAAGCTGAATTCTATGTAGATAAGGATAAGAAGGTTCCAGTATTATTAAAGATTTTAGATGATGATAATAAAGAGAGAGTAATAGTAAAGTATAGTGATTTTAAAAAAGAAAAAACATTAAGTGATGATTTATTTTGA
- a CDS encoding bifunctional ADP-dependent NAD(P)H-hydrate dehydratase/NAD(P)H-hydrate epimerase, which yields MLEIFSAKQCREIDRECIDYIGIPSIVLMENAAISLFGEISDKGESFLILCGKGNNGGDALALARHLILDGKKVRVYILSKDENYSQDFKINFGILEKIIEKSDILFIKSENDIDENVIRDIKDYDLLIDGIFGVGLNKDLVGMFKSIIECINLYAKFVVAIDTPSGLDCDLGIERGIAVHANITYTFEFIKQGFLDYKAIDCVGKIKILKIGIPEYIKKKNSNNFYMLEKKEYNKMLLKRQVYGHKGDYGRAVVVAGRIGFTGAAFITTECTVRAGAGLTTLACSSEVQKILSSRLTEAMTLDYEDNDNFIELIKRASSIAFGPGIGVGEREKSLLEKIISNSKCPIVIDADGISIIGENKYLLNNLKGRAIITPHPGEMARFLGMSIEDVEANRVSIAKSVAMQYGIIVLLKGYNTVISNGKEVYINPTGNSKMASGGMGDALTGIVNAFLSQGASINQAALLSAYIHGNIADKLSKQVYIVNARDIITELPKEINSIID from the coding sequence ATGTTAGAAATTTTTTCGGCTAAACAATGTAGAGAAATTGATAGAGAATGCATTGATTATATTGGAATTCCTAGTATCGTATTGATGGAAAATGCTGCGATAAGTTTATTTGGGGAGATTTCAGATAAAGGTGAATCGTTTTTAATATTATGTGGAAAAGGTAATAATGGGGGGGACGCCCTTGCATTAGCTAGACATTTGATATTAGATGGGAAAAAGGTAAGGGTTTATATTCTAAGTAAAGACGAAAATTACAGTCAAGATTTTAAAATTAACTTTGGGATATTAGAAAAAATAATTGAAAAGAGTGACATATTATTTATAAAGTCAGAGAACGATATAGATGAAAACGTAATACGTGATATTAAAGACTATGACCTATTAATAGATGGGATTTTTGGTGTCGGCCTTAACAAAGATTTAGTGGGAATGTTTAAAAGTATTATAGAATGTATAAATTTATATGCAAAATTTGTGGTGGCGATTGATACGCCATCGGGTTTAGACTGTGACTTAGGTATTGAGAGAGGAATCGCGGTTCATGCTAATATAACTTATACATTTGAGTTCATCAAACAGGGCTTTTTAGATTATAAAGCTATTGATTGTGTCGGAAAAATTAAAATATTAAAAATAGGTATTCCAGAGTATATAAAAAAGAAAAACTCTAATAATTTTTATATGCTAGAAAAAAAGGAATATAATAAGATGCTTTTAAAAAGGCAGGTTTATGGTCATAAGGGAGATTACGGTAGAGCAGTAGTTGTAGCTGGAAGAATCGGATTTACTGGAGCCGCCTTTATAACTACGGAATGTACGGTTAGAGCGGGTGCGGGATTGACTACACTAGCATGCAGCAGTGAGGTGCAAAAGATACTATCAAGCAGATTAACAGAAGCTATGACATTAGACTATGAAGATAATGATAACTTTATAGAACTTATAAAAAGAGCAAGTTCTATTGCCTTTGGTCCTGGAATTGGGGTTGGAGAAAGAGAAAAAAGCTTGTTGGAAAAGATAATAAGTAACAGTAAATGTCCTATTGTGATTGATGCGGACGGGATATCTATTATAGGGGAAAATAAGTACTTGCTAAATAATTTAAAGGGTAGGGCAATTATTACTCCACATCCAGGTGAAATGGCACGGTTTCTAGGAATGAGTATTGAAGATGTGGAGGCTAATAGAGTCAGCATAGCAAAATCAGTTGCTATGCAGTATGGAATAATTGTTTTATTAAAAGGGTATAATACCGTGATTTCGAACGGAAAAGAAGTTTATATAAATCCTACTGGCAACAGTAAGATGGCATCAGGAGGCATGGGAGATGCATTGACCGGAATAGTAAATGCATTTCTGTCACAAGGAGCTAGCATAAATCAGGCTGCTCTTTTAAGTGCATATATTCATGGGAATATAGCTGATAAATTAAGCAAACAAGTTTACATAGTAAATGCAAGAGATATTATAACCGAATTACCTAAAGAAATTAACAGTATTATTGATTAA
- the acpS gene encoding holo-ACP synthase has protein sequence MIIGIGTDIIEISRIERAIQRTNTFIERSFTCNEIAYFKLKGFKGNVVAGNFAAKEAISKAIGTGFRGFGLKDIEILRNELGKPIVNLSDKIYNLLEIKEFNMHVSISHSNENAIAYAVMEAI, from the coding sequence ATGATTATTGGAATTGGAACAGATATAATAGAGATAAGTAGAATAGAGCGTGCGATACAAAGAACAAATACTTTTATTGAAAGATCATTTACTTGTAATGAGATTGCATATTTCAAATTAAAAGGATTTAAGGGGAATGTAGTAGCAGGAAATTTTGCTGCTAAGGAAGCGATTAGTAAAGCAATAGGAACTGGATTTAGAGGATTTGGATTAAAAGATATTGAAATATTGAGAAATGAGTTGGGAAAGCCAATAGTGAATTTAAGTGATAAAATATATAACCTATTGGAGATAAAAGAATTTAATATGCATGTTAGTATTTCACATAGTAATGAAAATGCTATAGCTTATGCAGTTATGGAGGCAATATAA